A portion of the Rhinolophus sinicus isolate RSC01 linkage group LG03, ASM3656204v1, whole genome shotgun sequence genome contains these proteins:
- the GHR gene encoding growth hormone receptor: MDLWKLLLTLAVAGSSDALSGSDDTPAILDRASQSLQRVNPDRETNSSGKPKFTKCRSPELETFSCHWTDGVHHSLKSPGFIQLFYNRRSTQEWTQDWKECPDYVSAGENSCYFNSSYTSIWIPYCIKLTSNGGTVDQKCFSVEEIVQPDPPIGLNWTLLNISLTGIHADIQVRWEPPPNADVQKGWIVLEYELQYKEINETQWRMMDPVLSTSVPVYSLRLDKEYEVRVRSRQRNSEKYGEFSEVLYVTLPQMSPLACEEDFQFPWFLIIVFGIFGLTVILFLFIFSKQQRIKMLILPPVPVPKIKGIDPDLFKEGKLEEVNTILAIHDNYKPEFYNDDSWVEFIELDIDDLDEKTEGSDTDRLLRSDHQKSLTILGAKDDDSGRTSCYEPDILETDFNASDVGDGTSEVAQPQRLKGEADLLCLDMKNQNDPSSHDATPATQEPSVILAEENKSRPLLIGGTESTHQAAHTQLSNPSSLANIDFYAQVSDITPAGSVVLSPGQKNKAGISQCDIHPEVVSFCQANFITDNAYFCEADAKKCIAMAPHVEIESRVEPRLNQEDIYITTESLTTTAGRSGTAEEGPSSELPVPDYTSIHIVQSPQGLVLNATALPLSDKEFLSSCGYVSTDQLNKIMP; this comes from the exons ACTCTTCTGGGAAGCCTAAATTCACCAAGTGCCGTTCACCTGAACTAGAGACTTTTTCATGCCACTGGACAGATGGGGTTCATCACAGTTTAAAGAGCCCAGGATTCATACAGCTGTTCTATAATAGAAG GAGCACTCAAGAATGGACTCAAGACTGGAAGGAATGCCCCGATTATGTCTCCGCTGGAGAAAACAGCTGTTACTTTAATTCATCTTATACCTCCATTTGGATACCCTACTGTATCAAGCTAACTAGCAATGGTGGTACTGTGGATCAAAAGTGCTTTTCTGTTGAGGAAATAG TACAACCAGATCCACCTATTGGCCTCAACTGGACTTTACTGAATATCAGTTTAACGGGGATTCATGCGGACATCCAAGTGAGATGGGAACCACCACCCAATGCAGACGTTCAGAAGGGATGGATAGTCCTGGAGTATGAACtgcaatacaaagaaataaacgAGACCCAGTGGAGAATG ATGGACCCTGTATTGTCAACGTCAGTTCCAGTGTACTCACTGAGATTAGATAAAGAATACGAAGTGCGCGTGAGATCCAGACAACGAAACTCTGAAAAATATGGCGAGTTCAGTGAGGTGCTGTATGTAACACTTCCTCAGATGAGCCCATTGGCATGtgaagaag ATTTCCAGTTTCCATGGTTCTTAATTATTGTCTTTGGAATATTTGGGCTAACggtgatattatttttattcatattttctaaacaGCAAAG gaTTAAGATGCTGATTCTGCCCCCAGTTCCAGTTCCAAAGATTAAAGGAATTGATCCAGATCTATTCAAG GAAGGAAAATTAGAAGAAGTGAACACAATCTTAGCCATTCATGACAATTATAAACCTGAATTCTACAATGATGACTCTTGGGTTGAATTCATTGAGCTAGATATCGACGACCTTGATGAAAAGACTGAAGGATCAGACACAGACAGACTTCTACGCAGTGACCATCAGAAATCACTTACTATCCTTGGGGCGAAGGATGATGACTCTGGACGTACCAGCTGTTATGAACCTGACATTCTGGAGACTGATTTCAATGCCAGTGACGTGGGTGATGGTACCTCAGAGGTTGCTCAGCCACAAAGGTTAAAAGGGGAAGCAGATCTCTTGTGCCTTGACATGAAGAATCAAAATGACCCATCCTCTCATGATGCTACCCCTGCTACTCAGGAGCCCAGTGTTATCCTAGCGGAGGAAAACAAATCAAGACCACTTCTCATTGGTGGAACTGAGTCAACTCATCAGGCTGCCCATACTCAGCTAAGCAATCCAAGTTCACTGGCAAACATCGACTTTTACGCCCAGGTAAGCGACATTACACCAGCAGGGAGTGTGGTCCTTTCCCCGGGCCAAAAGAATAAGGCAGGGATATCCCAGTGTGACATACATCCAGAAGTGGTCTCATTCTGCCAAGCAAACTTCATCACGGACAATGCCTACTTCTGCGAGGCAGATGCCAAAAAGTGCATCGCTATGGCCCCTCACGTCGAGATCGAATCACGTGTAGAGCCAAGACTTAACCAGGAAGACATTTACATCACCACAGAAAGCCTTACCACTACTGCTGGGAGGTCTGGGACTGCAGAAGAGGGTCCAAGTTCTGAGCTGCCTGTCCCAGACTATACCTCCATTCATATAGTACAGTCTCCACAGGGCCTCGTGCTCAATGCGACTGCCTTGCCCTTGTCTGACAAGGAGTTTCTCTCATCATGTGGCTATGTAAGCACAGACCAACTGAACAAAATCATGCCGTAG